Proteins encoded by one window of Clostridium bornimense:
- a CDS encoding glycosyltransferase: MIKLSALYFIISMLLLIVGYFASKSNSKYAKIVVITEIIAIIIYVTGRFITLPYSSVLGIIFGGILLLAELVSIVQFICVQYLYGKSVAKGKQEAKGLEVYGDKELPTVDILICTYNEPLKLVEKNVAACLNLNYPKDKYEIYICDDGRRKEFREMADKYGVQYITRDNNLHAKAGNINNALEFIKGDLFLVLDADMMPKKEFLEKTVGYFSDGAMGFVQTPQNYYNPDMYQYHLNKDIPNEQDFFMRDLQEHKSAVNAIINVGTNNVYSRAAIMKIGKFPTCSITEDMAVGMLLQGNGYKSVFVNETLALGLSPTTFVDTVKQRDRWCRGNMQAMKEFFKFFRKNLNFSQKISYLSGYLFWFGSVTKMVFILCPMVYLFFGIPIIDCDLIVMASLLIPYSIGQLLVMKSMPTRNQKLLYSIFYDTAVAPHLVFSIIKTLLNLKVNFNVTPKNTTTDKPYFQFRVVLPHICLLAIIIISWIIGAINVNRGNIFFIGYLINIAWSIYNVIALIVCIRLAYQRPIYRTSERTNVSEDTKLELNTDEYGEVKANIHDLSEKGLGIILPTRYNFNVNDKVKLRIYNKTQELEAKGRVARSSDNFIGVELDQLEPKEMKEIMAIYMENLTPYY; encoded by the coding sequence ATGATTAAATTAAGCGCATTATATTTTATTATTTCAATGTTACTACTTATTGTTGGATATTTTGCTTCTAAATCAAATTCTAAGTATGCAAAAATAGTAGTTATCACTGAGATCATTGCAATTATTATTTACGTCACTGGTAGATTTATAACATTACCTTATTCGTCTGTGTTAGGAATCATTTTTGGTGGAATTTTATTGTTGGCAGAATTGGTATCTATTGTTCAATTTATTTGCGTACAATACTTATATGGGAAAAGCGTAGCTAAAGGAAAACAAGAAGCTAAGGGATTAGAAGTATATGGAGATAAAGAATTGCCAACAGTAGATATATTGATATGTACATATAATGAGCCTTTAAAATTAGTAGAAAAAAATGTTGCAGCTTGTTTAAATTTAAATTATCCAAAAGATAAATATGAAATATATATTTGTGATGATGGTAGAAGAAAAGAGTTTAGAGAAATGGCTGATAAGTATGGGGTTCAGTATATTACTAGGGATAATAATCTTCATGCGAAAGCTGGAAATATTAATAATGCATTAGAATTCATAAAAGGAGATTTATTTTTAGTTTTAGATGCAGATATGATGCCTAAAAAAGAATTTTTAGAAAAGACCGTTGGATATTTTAGTGATGGAGCTATGGGATTTGTGCAAACACCGCAAAATTATTATAATCCTGATATGTACCAATATCATTTAAATAAAGATATACCTAATGAGCAAGATTTTTTTATGAGAGACTTGCAAGAGCATAAGTCTGCTGTTAATGCAATAATTAATGTCGGAACTAATAATGTGTATAGTAGAGCTGCTATTATGAAGATTGGTAAGTTTCCTACTTGCTCTATTACAGAAGATATGGCGGTGGGGATGTTATTGCAAGGAAACGGATATAAGAGTGTTTTTGTAAATGAAACATTAGCATTAGGATTAAGCCCTACTACTTTTGTAGATACAGTGAAACAAAGAGATCGTTGGTGCAGGGGAAATATGCAGGCAATGAAGGAGTTTTTTAAATTCTTTAGAAAAAATTTAAATTTTAGTCAGAAGATATCATATCTTAGTGGATATTTATTTTGGTTTGGATCCGTAACAAAAATGGTGTTTATACTATGTCCTATGGTTTATTTATTTTTCGGAATTCCGATTATTGATTGTGATTTAATTGTTATGGCATCTTTGTTGATTCCATATTCAATAGGTCAATTATTAGTAATGAAATCAATGCCTACTAGAAATCAAAAATTACTATATAGTATATTTTATGATACAGCAGTAGCTCCACATTTAGTTTTTTCAATAATAAAAACATTGTTAAATTTAAAAGTTAATTTTAATGTAACACCTAAAAATACTACAACTGACAAGCCGTATTTTCAGTTTAGAGTTGTATTGCCACATATATGTCTTCTAGCAATAATTATCATATCATGGATTATAGGTGCTATAAATGTTAATAGAGGGAATATATTTTTTATAGGATATCTAATTAATATTGCATGGAGTATATATAATGTTATTGCTCTTATAGTATGTATAAGATTAGCATATCAAAGACCTATATATAGAACTTCTGAGCGTACAAATGTTTCAGAGGATACTAAATTAGAATTAAATACAGATGAATATGGAGAAGTAAAAGCAAATATACATGATTTATCTGAAAAAGGATTAGGAATAATACTTCCTACAAGATATAACTTTAATGTAAATGATAAAGTAAAATTAAGAATATATAATAAAACACAAGAATTAGAGGCAAAGGGAAGAGTGGCTAGAAGTTCTGATAATTTTATTGGAGTAGAATTGGATCAACTAGAGCCAAAAGAAATGAAAGAAATTATGGCAATTTATATGGAAAATTTGACACCTTATTATTAA
- a CDS encoding MgtC/SapB family protein, whose translation METILAYLREVNTISIILRLTLATLFAGIIGLERGQKKRPAGFRTHILVCIGATIIMITNQYIIDVMDMSSDPTRLGAQVISGIGFLGAGTIIVDRRNQVKGLTTAAGLWACACMGLAIGIGFYEGAIISCIFLFGVMTGLHKLDLYVQNNSKVINIYAEFNNISNVTNFIKNLRERGIRISNFEVQKTDKIDKSSVGVIMTLRLLDKVNHADCILALHNEEGVSFIEEIA comes from the coding sequence ATGGAAACTATTTTAGCATATCTAAGAGAAGTAAATACAATTTCTATTATATTGAGATTAACGTTGGCAACACTATTTGCCGGTATTATAGGACTAGAAAGAGGTCAGAAAAAGAGGCCAGCAGGTTTTAGAACTCATATATTAGTTTGTATCGGAGCAACTATAATTATGATTACCAATCAATATATAATTGATGTAATGGATATGTCTTCAGATCCTACAAGACTTGGTGCACAAGTTATAAGTGGCATTGGTTTTTTAGGAGCAGGAACTATAATTGTAGATAGAAGAAATCAGGTAAAAGGTCTTACAACAGCTGCTGGACTTTGGGCATGCGCTTGTATGGGACTAGCCATTGGAATTGGCTTTTATGAGGGGGCAATAATATCTTGTATATTTTTATTTGGAGTAATGACAGGACTTCATAAATTGGATTTATATGTTCAAAATAATTCTAAAGTAATAAATATTTATGCTGAATTTAATAATATTTCTAATGTTACGAATTTTATTAAAAATCTTAGAGAACGTGGAATAAGAATATCAAATTTTGAAGTACAAAAAACTGATAAAATAGATAAAAGTAGTGTGGGAGTAATTATGACTTTAAGATTATTGGATAAGGTAAATCATGCTGATTGTATATTAGCATTGCATAATGAAGAGGGTGTATCATTTATTGAAGAAATTGCATAA
- a CDS encoding alpha-amylase family glycosyl hydrolase — MRKRFNKVIIFLMIITTISGCNIDNKVPSSKNSKFNKVEFNDVKRNKTNMDKKQGVYYEIFVRSFADSDGDGIGDLNGVTEKLSYLKELGVDGIWLMPVTESESYHGYDVIDYKAIEKDYGTMEDFQKLLEEAHKLNIKVIMDLVINHTSSSHPWFKESASSPNSKYRDYYRWVTKDDKDNYVANAVSDFGSGDVWHNKNGAYYYGIFWSEMPDLNFNNEAVRSEIKDIAKFWLKKGIDGFRLDAARHIYGVHEFEEESDPLNKNLQWWNEFATACEEVNKDVYLVGECWDEEKKDVAAYVQPFDTIFNFDVSTDLSSTILSGKANVDGKEFSKSLEEIYNRYDSIDDKFIDGVFATNHDQNRIMSMCETEEKAQLAAMVYMTLPGNPYIYYGEEIGMKGMKPDENIREPFVWTSGRKKPNTTWESSQYNEDLTPLDKQKNDKNSMYNFYKKIIDLRKSTPALYSGDYKAIEIDNNNVMAYERSKDNNKVYVIHNFSEKEQQVTIEGINGMKVIYSRDSKDSVKGDAIKVEPLSSIVISN; from the coding sequence ATGAGAAAACGGTTTAATAAAGTTATCATATTCTTAATGATAATTACTACAATATCTGGGTGTAATATAGACAATAAAGTTCCTTCATCTAAAAATTCTAAGTTTAATAAGGTGGAATTTAATGATGTAAAAAGGAACAAAACAAATATGGATAAAAAACAGGGTGTTTATTATGAAATCTTTGTGAGGTCTTTTGCTGATTCTGATGGTGATGGAATTGGTGATCTTAACGGTGTGACAGAAAAACTTTCATATTTAAAAGAATTAGGGGTAGATGGAATATGGCTTATGCCTGTAACGGAATCTGAATCATATCATGGTTATGATGTTATAGATTATAAGGCTATAGAAAAAGATTATGGGACAATGGAAGATTTTCAAAAGTTATTGGAAGAAGCACATAAATTAAATATAAAAGTAATTATGGATTTAGTAATTAATCATACAAGTTCTAGTCATCCATGGTTTAAAGAATCTGCATCTTCACCAAATAGTAAGTATAGAGATTATTATAGGTGGGTTACTAAAGATGATAAAGATAATTATGTAGCAAATGCTGTATCAGATTTTGGTTCAGGTGATGTATGGCATAATAAAAATGGAGCTTATTATTATGGGATATTTTGGAGTGAGATGCCAGATTTGAATTTCAATAATGAAGCTGTAAGATCAGAAATAAAAGATATAGCGAAATTTTGGTTAAAAAAAGGTATTGATGGATTTAGATTAGATGCAGCAAGACATATTTATGGTGTACATGAATTTGAGGAAGAAAGTGATCCGTTGAACAAAAATTTGCAATGGTGGAATGAATTTGCCACTGCATGTGAAGAAGTAAATAAAGATGTTTATCTTGTAGGAGAATGTTGGGATGAAGAGAAAAAAGATGTAGCTGCTTATGTACAGCCTTTTGATACTATTTTTAATTTTGATGTATCTACAGACCTTTCTAGCACAATATTATCTGGTAAGGCTAATGTAGATGGTAAGGAATTTTCTAAATCTTTAGAGGAAATTTATAATCGATATGATTCAATTGATGATAAATTTATAGATGGTGTTTTTGCAACAAATCATGATCAAAATAGGATTATGTCAATGTGTGAAACAGAAGAAAAAGCTCAACTTGCAGCTATGGTATACATGACATTACCAGGAAATCCATATATATACTATGGTGAAGAAATAGGAATGAAAGGTATGAAACCTGATGAAAATATAAGAGAACCATTTGTATGGACGAGTGGAAGAAAAAAGCCTAATACAACTTGGGAGAGTAGTCAATATAATGAAGATTTAACACCGTTAGATAAACAAAAAAATGATAAGAATTCTATGTATAATTTCTATAAAAAGATCATTGATTTAAGAAAGTCTACACCGGCGTTATATAGTGGTGATTATAAAGCTATTGAAATAGATAATAATAATGTTATGGCCTATGAGAGAAGTAAAGATAATAATAAGGTTTATGTTATTCATAATTTTAGCGAAAAAGAGCAACAGGTAACAATAGAAGGTATAAATGGGATGAAAGTAATATACTCAAGAGATAGTAAAGATTCTGTAAAAGGAGATGCTATAAAAGTAGAACCACTATCTTCAATAGTTATTTCAAATTAA